From the Leptospira sp. WS60.C2 genome, one window contains:
- a CDS encoding putative lipoprotein, giving the protein MRVFTLISVLALFISINNCSILDSASGSASRIGVSVSDSASALVKSVSKSISSISEDEKKEKAMNEYKEDIIASVSLQIRYENQKQELENQLSLIAKKHGVVAWKSNPSTYIAIGQGLKQANLTTSEMKLVTEDIAKQNVVVAKLVSKGYQL; this is encoded by the coding sequence ATGAGAGTTTTCACATTGATTTCAGTTTTGGCATTGTTTATTTCCATTAACAATTGTTCTATTTTAGATTCCGCATCTGGAAGTGCAAGCCGTATCGGTGTTTCTGTTTCTGATTCCGCTTCTGCCCTAGTAAAATCGGTTTCAAAAAGTATTTCTTCTATCTCCGAAGATGAGAAAAAAGAAAAAGCTATGAATGAATACAAAGAAGATATCATTGCGAGCGTTTCGTTACAAATTCGTTATGAAAACCAAAAACAAGAATTAGAAAATCAATTATCTCTTATCGCAAAAAAACATGGTGTTGTTGCATGGAAATCCAATCCTTCCACATACATTGCCATCGGACAAGGTTTGAAACAAGCTAACTTAACTACTTCTGAAATGAAATTAGTAACAGAAGATATCGCAAAGCAAAACGTAGTTGTTGCAAAACTAGTATCAAAAGGATACCAACTATAA
- a CDS encoding glycoside hydrolase family 36 protein: MKIQYRVHNSVTISHFLPVKTGVFQSECKKFELLLTTTKDSKLGTVLSPKLIWRESTRPEVGFSVDHLELQLSDLPEGNGFSLFQHGYQSWSISRKMESSDIDRSPLLSFLHYSQENVYSKNEKKVGKFISEYLTLLYNKGNQNGVLYAPLEAGEFGTKFEVVFGSEGNVTSVKVIYDIHCLPDLRPNAKLNISKIKVLFFKGSPETKLLKYFEELGKKEGPTNLPKKVPTGWCSWYYYYTGIDQKIILDNLTKVRELNLPFEFFQIDDGYQREIGDWLYPNDKFPGGMRILADEIKRVGLKPGIWLAPFLVRKKSEFFRKYPEAILKDQNGKPVPALYNPLWGRGYTYALDITHPTALSYIEKVFTTIVKEWGYPYLKLDFLYAGLLPGDVYNKSLSPQARYQNALELIRKVVGKNTFLLGCGAPMLPSIGFFDGMRISCDVAPFWYPERLRVFLKDRNALCTEKALINDITRSSMHRHLWLNDPDCLLVRKKKNKMNEAQTTLMASVMAVSGGMLLVSDDLTKLEMDRLDLLKKAFQLNRECQAYTPIPIGIFENEFPLGLYNPGGYLGIWNPTEEEKIVKITLPPGVKTKAPFLDFWTGTMVDLRPVDGGFETTLPAFGSVVVSV, translated from the coding sequence ATGAAAATTCAATATAGAGTTCATAATTCCGTCACCATCTCCCATTTCCTCCCTGTCAAAACAGGCGTTTTCCAATCCGAATGTAAAAAATTCGAACTTTTACTCACGACGACTAAGGATTCCAAACTGGGAACAGTCCTCAGTCCTAAGTTGATTTGGCGAGAGAGTACAAGACCAGAAGTTGGATTTTCTGTTGATCACCTTGAATTACAACTGTCTGATCTTCCGGAAGGAAATGGGTTTAGCCTCTTCCAACACGGATACCAGTCATGGTCGATTTCTCGAAAAATGGAAAGTTCAGACATCGACAGGTCTCCACTCTTATCATTCTTACATTACTCCCAAGAAAATGTGTATTCCAAAAATGAAAAAAAAGTAGGGAAATTCATATCAGAATACCTCACTCTTTTATATAACAAAGGAAACCAAAATGGTGTTTTATATGCACCTCTCGAAGCAGGGGAATTTGGAACCAAGTTTGAAGTTGTCTTTGGAAGTGAAGGAAATGTAACTTCCGTTAAAGTGATTTATGATATCCATTGCCTTCCTGATTTGCGCCCCAATGCAAAACTCAATATTTCAAAAATCAAAGTTTTGTTTTTCAAAGGAAGTCCAGAAACAAAACTACTCAAATACTTTGAAGAACTTGGTAAAAAAGAAGGCCCAACCAATTTACCTAAAAAAGTTCCAACAGGATGGTGCTCTTGGTATTATTATTACACTGGCATCGACCAAAAAATCATATTAGACAATTTAACAAAGGTAAGAGAACTCAATCTACCGTTTGAATTTTTTCAAATTGATGATGGTTACCAAAGAGAAATCGGAGATTGGCTGTATCCAAATGATAAATTTCCAGGGGGCATGCGAATCCTTGCAGATGAAATCAAACGTGTAGGATTAAAACCTGGGATTTGGCTTGCACCATTTCTTGTTCGCAAAAAATCAGAATTCTTTCGTAAGTATCCAGAAGCAATTTTGAAAGACCAAAATGGAAAACCAGTGCCTGCCCTTTACAATCCACTTTGGGGTAGAGGATACACTTACGCTTTAGACATCACACACCCTACGGCACTTTCGTATATCGAAAAAGTGTTTACCACCATTGTAAAAGAATGGGGTTATCCTTATTTAAAATTGGACTTTTTGTATGCAGGACTTTTGCCTGGCGATGTATATAACAAAAGTTTATCGCCACAAGCTCGTTACCAAAATGCCTTAGAACTCATTCGTAAAGTAGTTGGGAAAAATACATTCCTATTAGGATGTGGTGCACCGATGTTACCCTCCATTGGTTTTTTTGATGGAATGAGAATTTCGTGTGATGTGGCACCATTTTGGTATCCAGAACGATTACGCGTGTTCCTAAAAGATCGCAATGCACTCTGTACAGAAAAGGCATTGATCAATGATATCACTAGGTCATCAATGCACAGACATCTTTGGTTAAACGATCCAGATTGTTTGCTTGTCCGAAAGAAGAAGAACAAAATGAACGAAGCTCAAACCACGCTGATGGCATCTGTCATGGCAGTGTCTGGTGGAATGTTACTCGTTTCCGATGATTTGACAAAACTAGAAATGGATCGATTGGATCTATTAAAAAAAGCATTCCAACTCAACAGGGAATGCCAAGCATACACCCCAATCCCGATTGGTATTTTTGAAAATGAATTTCCTCTTGGACTCTACAATCCAGGTGGTTATTTGGGTATTTGGAATCCAACAGAAGAAGAAAAAATAGTCAAAATCACATTACCTCCAGGAGTGAAAACAAAAGCCCCATTCTTGGATTTTTGGACAGGAACCATGGTGGATTTACGACCTGTGGATGGTGGATTTGAAACGACTCTGCCTGCATTTGGTTCCGTTGTCGTTTCTGTTTAA
- a CDS encoding ribonuclease D, whose amino-acid sequence MTQKRSTIKPVVLQGDLNEDFFEAFKKDDRLAVDCEMMGLNPRRDRLCVVQISDSKNKVALVQILPGQKEAPHIQKLFESKDITKIFHFARMDMTFLRARLGIKVQSVFCTKIASKLARTYTDKHGLKELIREFFEENIDKKNQSSDWGKKILTKDQVDYASTDVRFLISLESILTEMMIRENRFALAEKCFAFLETQVELDLLEVYNLFEH is encoded by the coding sequence ATGACCCAAAAACGTTCAACTATAAAACCAGTCGTTTTACAAGGAGATCTGAACGAAGATTTTTTTGAAGCCTTCAAAAAGGATGACCGGTTGGCTGTGGATTGTGAAATGATGGGGCTTAATCCCAGAAGGGACAGGCTTTGTGTCGTTCAAATTTCCGATTCAAAAAATAAAGTTGCTTTAGTGCAAATCCTCCCTGGCCAAAAAGAGGCCCCTCATATCCAAAAATTATTCGAATCTAAAGACATTACCAAAATTTTCCATTTTGCTCGTATGGACATGACCTTCTTACGTGCAAGACTTGGTATTAAAGTACAAAGTGTATTTTGTACCAAAATCGCAAGTAAGTTAGCACGTACTTACACCGATAAACATGGATTAAAGGAACTGATTCGAGAGTTTTTTGAAGAGAACATCGACAAAAAGAACCAAAGTTCGGATTGGGGTAAAAAAATTCTCACCAAAGACCAAGTAGACTATGCATCCACCGATGTTCGATTTTTGATTTCTCTTGAATCCATTTTGACAGAAATGATGATCCGTGAAAATCGATTTGCCCTTGCCGAAAAGTGTTTTGCTTTTTTGGAAACACAAGTGGAGCTCGACTTACTCGAAGTATACAACCTCTTCGAACACTGA
- the radA gene encoding DNA repair protein RadA — translation MAKKQLPQYQCKACGDTFSRWAGKCPSCGEWNQIEEVTNTSQGRFDSPVSLKPRDRKYTEPKSIGSVVSDAHTRTLTGFSELDLVLGGGIVPGSLVLVGGEPGVGKSTLVLEIAKNIADQGKVLYISGEESASQIGLRAKRMGVTSENILLSSEVYAENISQMISDLNPKVVFIDSIQTILKESLVNQAGTITQLRESSQVFLETAKRTSVPIFLIGHITKEGQIAGPKVLEHLVDTVLYFEGDRFNYYRILRAVKNRFGAVGDTAIFEMALGGLKQVLDRHRLFISPETEERSGSVLSSVMEGSRAISVEVQALVTKSAFGQARRMAEGLDNRRVILLSAVIEKYLGLPLSESDIFSNLAGGLSVDEPSLDLAITASIVSSFRDKPVSRETGYLGEVGLSGEVRSIGQMSLRIKELAGIGISHIYIPHGNGKEVEGMFPNIQLTPIKHLQELGL, via the coding sequence ATGGCAAAAAAACAACTCCCACAATACCAGTGTAAAGCCTGTGGTGATACCTTTAGTCGTTGGGCTGGAAAATGCCCATCTTGTGGTGAATGGAACCAAATCGAAGAAGTCACAAACACTTCGCAAGGTAGGTTTGATTCTCCTGTATCGTTAAAACCAAGAGACAGAAAGTACACAGAACCCAAATCCATTGGATCGGTTGTGAGTGATGCCCATACGCGAACGCTCACAGGATTTAGTGAACTGGATTTGGTTTTGGGAGGTGGGATTGTTCCAGGAAGTTTGGTGTTAGTTGGTGGTGAACCTGGTGTTGGAAAATCAACCTTGGTTTTGGAAATCGCAAAAAACATCGCAGACCAAGGAAAGGTCCTCTATATCTCGGGGGAAGAATCTGCTTCCCAAATTGGCCTTCGTGCCAAACGGATGGGTGTCACATCCGAGAACATCCTTCTCTCCTCTGAAGTGTATGCCGAAAACATATCACAAATGATTTCCGACCTAAACCCCAAAGTGGTTTTCATTGATTCCATCCAAACCATTCTAAAAGAAAGTTTAGTGAACCAAGCAGGAACGATTACACAACTGCGTGAGTCTTCCCAAGTGTTTTTAGAAACCGCCAAACGTACGTCAGTTCCAATTTTTCTCATTGGACACATCACAAAAGAAGGCCAAATTGCGGGTCCAAAAGTTTTAGAACATTTGGTCGACACCGTTTTGTATTTTGAAGGGGATCGTTTTAATTATTACCGCATTTTACGAGCTGTAAAAAACCGATTTGGGGCAGTGGGTGACACCGCCATTTTTGAAATGGCACTTGGTGGTCTCAAACAAGTTCTCGACCGACATCGTTTGTTCATCTCCCCAGAAACAGAAGAAAGATCAGGTAGTGTTTTGTCTTCTGTGATGGAAGGATCCCGCGCCATCAGTGTGGAAGTGCAAGCTCTTGTCACCAAATCAGCGTTTGGGCAAGCCAGGCGAATGGCAGAGGGTCTAGACAATCGTCGTGTGATTTTACTTTCTGCCGTGATTGAAAAATACTTAGGCCTTCCTCTCTCGGAATCAGACATCTTCAGTAATCTTGCGGGTGGACTCAGCGTCGACGAACCAAGCCTTGATCTTGCCATCACTGCATCCATTGTTTCTTCCTTTCGGGACAAACCTGTCTCTCGGGAAACAGGATACTTAGGAGAAGTGGGGCTCTCTGGAGAAGTGAGAAGCATTGGTCAGATGAGTTTACGGATCAAAGAACTGGCTGGGATTGGGATCAGTCATATTTATATCCCTCATGGAAATGGGAAAGAAGTGGAAGGAATGTTTCCAAACATCCAACTTACGCCAATCAAACACTTGCAAGAGTTAGGTTTATAA
- a CDS encoding polysaccharide lyase, translating into MQNFVLKFLGLASTSVFFLFSCQSPKENQTLELLAGAVLAYQAATTIVCTSEQLTKTQNSRVFQTSFESANEFSLFYIVPSPYQSAAIHGQSTEQKHTGTYSHKASIIGPGPFCFYPQNCNHRGYPTIQLNKLPSGGFKTPVLIEFYVYLDMDLVTNQDWFSFATYSADPSDAWRKVVLVNMDAKGYVYLMHVPIHNQNQYSYQVTNLSFPRRQWKKLSTCLDLSPQGGFAKVWVDGTLVSTANVSGGCGVLEQAHFGLYASPSLSSGSVYNDDLRIEEVNVCP; encoded by the coding sequence ATGCAGAACTTCGTTCTAAAATTCTTGGGTCTTGCTTCTACTTCAGTCTTTTTCTTATTCAGTTGCCAATCTCCCAAAGAAAACCAAACCTTAGAGTTGTTAGCTGGAGCAGTTTTGGCGTATCAAGCAGCCACTACGATTGTTTGCACAAGTGAGCAATTGACAAAAACACAAAATAGTAGAGTATTCCAAACGAGTTTCGAATCTGCAAATGAATTTTCCCTATTTTATATCGTACCTTCTCCTTACCAATCAGCTGCTATACATGGCCAGAGCACGGAACAAAAACATACGGGTACTTATTCTCACAAAGCATCCATCATAGGACCTGGACCATTTTGTTTTTATCCACAAAATTGTAACCACAGAGGGTATCCTACAATTCAATTGAATAAGCTTCCATCTGGCGGATTTAAAACTCCCGTTCTCATCGAATTCTATGTTTATCTAGATATGGATCTTGTCACAAACCAAGATTGGTTTAGTTTTGCTACCTATTCTGCTGATCCCTCCGATGCTTGGCGCAAAGTTGTATTAGTGAACATGGATGCAAAGGGCTATGTATATTTGATGCATGTTCCCATTCACAACCAAAACCAATATTCTTACCAAGTCACAAATCTAAGTTTTCCCAGACGGCAGTGGAAAAAATTGTCAACTTGTCTTGATTTATCACCACAAGGTGGGTTTGCAAAAGTGTGGGTGGATGGAACACTTGTATCGACTGCGAATGTTTCTGGTGGTTGTGGTGTTTTAGAGCAAGCCCACTTTGGATTGTATGCTTCCCCGAGTTTGAGCTCGGGAAGCGTTTACAATGATGATTTACGAATCGAAGAAGTGAACGTTTGTCCCTAA
- a CDS encoding esterase/lipase family protein, translated as MNSKKKNLVCLLALLLFTTGVHAGARKTLYPVVFAHGLSGFDNLLGYYYFGNDYGTFVGDPCDEFLETACNGSIHSSQRALAASVTPFQSSEVRGTQLADRIQNYMTSTGATKVNIIGHSQGGIDARKAAAVLRARYGRQVVHALISVSSPHRGSPTAKYILDLGPGVTSVVNALAKLFGNTIYGSGNDGIAAAKQLVYNDYSATDGITTGMKAFNANYNVNSSNAAYWGSIITAQDSINTNPALYLLKEGFYNIDGDGYCVDDCDNDGAAGKGDGTRGNNDDDGLVGINSQQMGDRLQYNECAICFDWITVNTSLGYVSNLNAPTSAQMTSKSSVVSQDHLDVVGVPPDTFDEEEFYASILEFIVTKGG; from the coding sequence ATGAACTCTAAAAAGAAAAATCTTGTCTGCCTCCTCGCCCTCTTGTTGTTCACAACGGGAGTCCATGCGGGCGCAAGAAAAACATTGTATCCAGTTGTGTTCGCACATGGACTTTCTGGATTCGACAACTTACTCGGATATTACTACTTCGGTAACGATTACGGTACCTTCGTGGGAGATCCTTGTGACGAGTTTTTGGAAACAGCGTGTAACGGTAGTATCCACTCGAGCCAAAGAGCTCTTGCGGCAAGTGTCACTCCCTTCCAATCTTCGGAAGTGCGTGGAACACAACTTGCGGATCGCATTCAAAACTATATGACTTCCACCGGAGCTACCAAAGTCAATATCATTGGTCACTCACAAGGTGGAATTGACGCAAGAAAGGCAGCTGCAGTACTTCGTGCTCGTTACGGAAGACAAGTCGTTCATGCTCTGATCTCTGTATCCAGTCCTCATAGAGGATCCCCAACTGCGAAATACATCCTCGACTTAGGACCTGGTGTCACTTCTGTTGTCAACGCCCTCGCAAAACTTTTCGGAAACACAATTTATGGATCTGGAAATGATGGGATTGCGGCAGCAAAACAATTAGTATACAATGACTACTCCGCCACTGACGGAATCACAACTGGTATGAAAGCGTTTAACGCAAATTATAATGTGAATTCCAGTAACGCAGCGTATTGGGGTTCCATCATCACTGCACAAGACAGCATCAACACAAACCCAGCGTTATACCTTCTTAAAGAAGGATTTTATAACATTGATGGCGATGGATATTGTGTAGACGATTGTGACAATGATGGTGCAGCCGGAAAAGGTGATGGCACTCGTGGTAACAATGACGATGACGGACTTGTGGGAATCAACTCTCAACAAATGGGTGATCGTTTGCAATACAACGAATGTGCGATTTGTTTTGATTGGATCACAGTTAATACAAGCTTAGGTTATGTGAGTAACTTAAATGCTCCTACTTCTGCACAAATGACATCCAAATCATCTGTTGTGAGCCAAGACCATTTAGATGTGGTTGGTGTTCCACCAGATACATTTGATGAAGAAGAATTTTACGCTTCCATTTTAGAGTTTATCGTCACTAAAGGCGGTTAA
- a CDS encoding esterase/lipase family protein: MKKKIAIGFLATLLSFPTSGLFAGPLDGQCIALVHGILGFDDTQGLAGGLVKYWGGLDGYLRSQGAKVTTPGSSATNSVPTRASQIQSAVNTWMTANGCSKVHLMGHSQGGLVIRYMVSNLGFAGKTQTVTTINSLHQGAPMADIVLAAIPSWLQPFANSALGLLAKLVYRDGRPQDAIAMGKSLTVSYLKTFNANSPNRTGIKYYSYGSQMAWADLIQHPIMALTHPITWAGGLFYGLGGGNDGVVPLNSQKWGAWKGTPNAYWYATGIDHLQATNLAWSGQNFFDVQGWYLNIARNAKAGL; this comes from the coding sequence ATGAAAAAGAAAATTGCGATTGGGTTTTTAGCGACCCTTCTCTCCTTCCCCACATCCGGTCTGTTCGCTGGTCCATTAGATGGCCAATGCATCGCACTGGTACATGGTATCCTTGGGTTTGACGACACACAAGGTCTTGCTGGTGGACTCGTAAAGTATTGGGGAGGCCTTGACGGTTACCTTCGAAGCCAAGGTGCAAAAGTCACGACACCTGGAAGTTCCGCGACCAATTCTGTGCCTACGCGAGCAAGCCAAATTCAATCTGCGGTCAATACTTGGATGACAGCGAACGGTTGTTCTAAGGTTCATTTGATGGGCCATAGCCAAGGCGGTCTTGTCATTCGTTATATGGTATCCAATCTCGGATTTGCTGGGAAAACACAAACTGTCACAACTATTAACTCACTCCACCAAGGAGCTCCTATGGCGGACATCGTGCTCGCGGCCATTCCAAGTTGGTTACAACCGTTTGCAAACTCAGCCCTTGGATTACTCGCAAAACTAGTGTATCGTGATGGACGCCCACAAGATGCCATTGCAATGGGTAAATCCTTAACGGTGAGTTATCTGAAAACATTCAATGCAAACTCTCCTAACCGTACGGGAATCAAATACTATTCTTACGGTAGCCAAATGGCATGGGCAGATCTCATCCAACACCCGATTATGGCACTCACACACCCAATCACTTGGGCAGGCGGATTGTTCTATGGTTTAGGCGGTGGAAATGATGGTGTGGTTCCATTGAACTCACAAAAATGGGGAGCTTGGAAAGGAACACCTAACGCCTACTGGTATGCGACAGGAATTGACCACCTACAAGCAACTAACTTGGCATGGAGTGGACAAAACTTTTTTGATGTCCAAGGTTGGTACTTGAATATCGCAAGAAACGCAAAAGCTGGATTATAA
- a CDS encoding lipase secretion chaperone, translating to MDFKKITLIAILFILFFLGLLFFLKQNDSNELTKINLSPEEQMVSDRISPFGNGEGFWDEAISPFREDRTKPYLELLDDLKSGKINFVWEVWALRRKCKSDFTPDQCNATILAYIDAEYESPDREKVKDLFVSYFRYEEEYRKWEQPTELPFMELYEKIKSKRREILSDKADLIFGMEEAQVSFLEGTNNFLKQTTSVPAELRVKQFEEFKKKTYGNYYDSLVSREDKFDHYQMEMSLREKEFSNISDPKEKEKYLFKVESKYFGKEKAENLANERKKEAKLWESVSVYETKEKEFLKENPGLSSAEQEKKLKELRIQILGSEEEADAYLRRKNIEEAGK from the coding sequence ATGGATTTTAAAAAAATTACACTCATCGCTATCTTATTTATTTTATTCTTCTTAGGTTTACTTTTTTTTCTCAAACAAAACGATTCTAATGAGCTTACAAAGATCAATCTTTCGCCGGAAGAACAAATGGTGTCCGATCGGATTTCGCCGTTTGGCAATGGAGAGGGATTTTGGGACGAAGCAATTTCTCCATTTCGGGAAGATAGAACCAAACCGTATTTGGAACTTTTGGATGATTTAAAATCTGGAAAAATTAATTTTGTTTGGGAAGTTTGGGCTCTTCGTCGCAAATGCAAATCTGATTTCACACCAGATCAGTGTAATGCTACGATCCTTGCATACATTGATGCTGAATATGAATCACCTGACCGTGAAAAGGTGAAAGATTTGTTTGTCTCTTATTTCCGATATGAAGAAGAGTATAGAAAATGGGAGCAACCGACAGAACTTCCTTTTATGGAATTGTATGAAAAAATCAAATCAAAACGTAGAGAGATTCTATCCGATAAAGCTGATTTGATTTTTGGAATGGAAGAAGCTCAAGTTTCGTTTTTGGAGGGGACAAACAATTTTTTGAAACAAACTACGAGTGTTCCTGCAGAACTTCGTGTGAAACAGTTTGAGGAGTTTAAGAAAAAAACCTACGGAAATTATTATGATTCTTTAGTTTCCAGAGAAGATAAGTTTGATCATTACCAAATGGAAATGTCACTGCGTGAGAAAGAGTTTTCGAATATTTCCGATCCAAAGGAAAAAGAAAAATATCTGTTCAAAGTGGAATCCAAATACTTTGGAAAAGAAAAAGCAGAAAACCTGGCGAATGAACGTAAGAAAGAAGCGAAACTCTGGGAGTCTGTATCTGTTTATGAAACGAAGGAAAAGGAATTTCTAAAAGAAAATCCTGGTCTTTCCAGTGCAGAACAGGAAAAAAAATTAAAAGAACTTAGGATTCAAATTTTAGGTTCTGAAGAGGAGGCGGATGCCTACCTTCGGAGAAAAAATATCGAGGAAGCAGGAAAGTAA
- a CDS encoding putative glycoside hydrolase translates to MKPLLTFLFLFVYVSCQSVSSTNHQQKSGSVKDAPEFIEGLYINTKTIRDKKRWSLLFQVMKEAGMNTAVVDMQPYPPSPEQVAEAKALGMYLVARIVNFEGGLLEKSPNPNLVASIQKSIRKACELGFPEIQLDYIRYADGGTNFSMSYEKRYESILGIIKDHKEKTKDTCPSDTKWTADIFGRVPFIENDIIGQKVEPFSEELNGLYPMLYPSHFYGLTKRVADPYGTIKDGLDLTVKRAKQGTKAIAWVQGFNMMVGPSKLSYTDYIKVQMQGARDSSGHGFIVWNAGNEYLETMNAYEKYKKEPTPNQSNVTKNE, encoded by the coding sequence ATGAAACCACTTCTTACCTTTCTATTTTTGTTTGTTTACGTCTCTTGCCAGTCCGTTTCCTCAACGAATCACCAGCAAAAATCAGGTTCTGTAAAGGATGCACCAGAGTTTATCGAAGGTCTTTACATCAATACAAAAACCATAAGAGACAAAAAGCGATGGAGCCTTCTTTTTCAAGTTATGAAAGAAGCAGGAATGAATACAGCCGTTGTGGACATGCAACCCTATCCACCTTCTCCAGAACAGGTTGCCGAAGCCAAAGCACTTGGAATGTATTTAGTAGCTAGAATCGTCAACTTTGAAGGCGGTCTATTAGAAAAATCACCTAATCCTAATTTGGTTGCATCGATTCAAAAATCCATTCGTAAGGCATGTGAATTAGGTTTTCCAGAAATCCAATTGGATTACATTCGATACGCTGACGGTGGCACCAATTTCAGCATGAGTTATGAAAAGAGATACGAATCTATCCTTGGAATCATTAAAGACCATAAGGAAAAAACAAAAGATACCTGCCCGAGCGATACGAAATGGACTGCCGATATATTTGGTAGAGTTCCATTTATTGAAAATGATATCATTGGGCAAAAAGTAGAGCCGTTTAGCGAAGAACTCAATGGTTTATATCCAATGCTATACCCATCTCATTTTTACGGCTTAACAAAACGTGTCGCAGATCCTTATGGAACGATTAAAGACGGTCTTGATTTAACAGTCAAACGAGCCAAACAAGGAACCAAGGCAATTGCTTGGGTGCAAGGTTTTAATATGATGGTGGGACCAAGTAAACTAAGTTATACTGACTACATCAAAGTGCAAATGCAAGGCGCTCGCGACTCAAGCGGTCATGGATTCATTGTATGGAATGCAGGAAACGAATACCTGGAAACGATGAATGCTTACGAAAAATACAAAAAGGAGCCAACACCAAATCAAAGTAATGTTACGAAAAACGAATGA
- a CDS encoding histone deacetylase, giving the protein MKTGISFHESFLQHKTGPGHPETHVRLESILEKVSDLPSSSFTWKKSFKEAPLSLISMIHDPNYVRLVGQVCEEKGTGYLDGDTVFSPNSYQAASLAVGAGVSLAQDILDGHIKNGMALVRPPGHHAESDHAMGFCLFNNIAITAKYLQTKGIKKILILDWDVHHGNGTQHQFYEDDSVYFVSLHQYPFYPGTGSSQERGKGNGLGFTLNLPMARGADEKEYLKQFSLVHQEMEIFQPEFVLVSAGFDAHERDPLAGMNLTTSSYERLTQEVKQIADTYSSGRILSFLEGGYDFLALSESVKVHLETLAI; this is encoded by the coding sequence ATGAAAACAGGTATTTCTTTTCACGAGTCTTTTTTACAACATAAAACAGGGCCTGGTCATCCAGAAACCCATGTTCGTTTGGAATCCATCTTGGAAAAGGTATCGGATTTACCTTCGAGTTCTTTTACCTGGAAAAAATCATTTAAAGAAGCTCCACTTTCCCTAATCTCTATGATCCATGATCCAAATTATGTACGTTTGGTCGGACAGGTTTGTGAGGAGAAAGGGACTGGATATTTGGATGGAGACACTGTATTTTCACCAAATTCGTATCAGGCGGCAAGTCTTGCAGTTGGGGCTGGTGTCTCTCTCGCACAAGATATTTTAGACGGACATATTAAAAATGGTATGGCCCTTGTGCGACCTCCAGGCCATCACGCAGAATCGGATCATGCAATGGGATTTTGTTTGTTCAATAACATTGCCATCACAGCAAAGTACTTACAAACTAAGGGGATTAAAAAAATACTAATTTTGGATTGGGATGTTCATCATGGAAACGGCACCCAACATCAGTTTTACGAAGATGACTCTGTTTACTTTGTGTCACTCCATCAGTATCCTTTTTACCCAGGGACAGGGTCTTCACAAGAACGAGGCAAAGGGAACGGTTTGGGATTCACACTCAATTTGCCGATGGCACGCGGTGCGGATGAGAAGGAATATTTAAAACAATTTTCTTTGGTGCATCAGGAAATGGAAATCTTCCAACCTGAGTTTGTGTTGGTATCGGCAGGGTTTGATGCGCACGAACGAGATCCACTGGCAGGGATGAACCTCACCACCTCTTCGTATGAAAGACTCACACAGGAAGTAAAACAAATTGCGGATACCTATTCCTCTGGTCGCATCTTGTCGTTTTTAGAAGGTGGGTATGATTTCCTAGCTCTTTCGGAATCAGTGAAAGTGCATTTGGAAACTCTTGCTATTTAG